Below is a genomic region from Mucilaginibacter auburnensis.
AAAAGCCAAACTGAGCGATCTGGTTATGGATGAGTTTCAGGATCTGAAACAAAGCAAAACGGTTGATAGCACACTTAAGGCCAACCACAAGCTGTTTAACACCATGTACCGCAAATATGGTGTAAGCTCAACTCCGCAGCTAAATTCCAAGCTTAATCAATTATTAGGTTATTTAAAAACAGAAATGTACCGCGATTGCTTTGTTATGCTGGCCTGTATTTTAGTAGTGCTAAGTTTATGGTGGATACTGCGTAAAGAAACGCAATTACATACCACGCTTTTTATGCTGTCGCTGGTGTGCGCGTTTGTATTGTTAGGGGTTGGTTTAAGCGCCTCCATGATAGAGGTGGATTGCCGCATCAAAACGCTTGACTTTACTTTATTGGGCGAACACGTAATTTTCACAGACCAGGTGCTGTTTTATGAGAGTAAAAGCATTTTAGGCGTGGTAAAAGTACTGATAGAGCAATCAGGAGCTGAATCTATTGCCGTTGGGGTGCTTATACTTTGCTTCAGTGTTATTTTTCCGGTGATGAAGTTGAGCTCAACAGGCATTCATTTGTTAGGCAAAAAAAGCATTGCCGAGAGCAAATTCATCAAATACTTCGCTTTTCAGTCTGGCAAATGGAGCATGGCCGACGTTATTGTGATCGCCATCCTGATGACCTATATTGGTTTGAATGGCTTGCTGGAAAGTCAGTTGGCCGGACTTAATGTAAGCAGTAAAGACCTTACCATTATTACTACCAACAATACCGCCCTGCAGCCGGGTTATATCATATTCATCAGTTTTGTGCTGTTCGGGCTTATTCTGTCCACCATCCTTAAAAATATCACGCCGCACCATGCCCACTAAGAAATTAAAATATACCATTTTTAATATCATCTTGCTGGCGGGGTTAAGTGTACTACTGGCGGGTGCAGCTTTTTGCGGCTACAAGTTGCAGCAAATTTCGGCTGAACGCGTGCAAGTGAAAGAGGACTATGCGCTGTCGAACAGTGTTACTTTCGGGTTGTTTTCGGTAGATGAATGGAGTGACAGGATATCAGGCCTCATCAGCGGAAAAATTGACGATTATCATATCACTCCAAAACAGCGTAAAGATATACGTAAAGCGGTGTCCAATGAACTGCATACGCTGATTGCTAAAACCATCAGGGAATTTAACAAACCCAAAAAAGGGTTGGGCAATAAGCTCAAAAAGATCGCTTTTAACATCCTGGTTGATTCGGCAGAACTACAGGCACAGGTGCCACCATTTACCAACCTCATTGTAGCCAAAATTACCAGCAGAAAAAGCGAGGAACGTTTAAAAACCATTGCCGGCAGCAAGGTTGACCAATTGGTTGATCAGATCTATGACAGTACCCGAGTGGCCAACTATGCCGTAACCCAATACGTTTATAAAAAATACAAGGTGTCTGACCCGGAGAACTTCAATAAACAAATACGCCTGCGTGAACTGGAACTCACCAACATGCTGATAAGATATGTATGTGTAATGTTGGGTTGTGTAACGTTGGCTTTGTTACTTTGGCTGGCTATGCGCAAGCATGTGGAGCTGCAGGTAGCGTTGTTTGTATTTTCGCTGGCATTTGCATTTGTGCTGCTTTTCGTTGGAACCACGCTGCCCCTGATAGAGGTTGACGCGCGCATTGACTCCATGAAACTACTAATAATGGACAATACACTGGAGTTTAAAAACCAGGTGTTATTTTACCAGAGTAAAAGCATTGTGGGTATAGTTAACACATTAATGAGTCAGCGAAAACCGGATACCATTGTTGTGGGAGCGCTCATTATGCTTTTTGTACTGGCCCTGCCCCTGCTCAGGTTAATTGCGCAAGGCATCTATGTTTTGAGCACCAAAAAAATTGCCCGCCACCCCGTAATACGTTACATGACCTTTGAACTGGGTAAATGGGATATGGCCGACGTTATGGTGGTTGGCGTATTGATGACCTATATGGGCTTGAACGGCATATTGAAAAGTCAGCTTTCCAGTCTTAATATCCGCACAGAGGGTTTACAGATCTTTACCGATAACGGAACGTCGCTGCAACCGGGCTATTTTATTTTTGCAGGCTATGTAGGTTTTGCCGCATTGCTTGCTTTTATTTTGAAAAGGGTGTCGCCACATGATAATTTCAAGTAATTGTAAAAACACCTGTCATTCCAACCTAAGGAGGAATTTTTTCGAAGCGACAACCCATTTTAGGTTTGTTGCAATAACACAATAAAAGCGTAGCATTGGTTCAATTTCTTATTTTTACAGCAACCATTCCTCTAACATTGGTATTATGGACAATGCTACATATTTAGAAATACAACAAAAATCCAAAAAGAGATTTCCTTTATTAATCGGCATCGTTATATTGTTGGTTGCTGGTATGTATTGGCTGGTACCTGTTGGTGTGTACCACAGCATGGGTAACGTATTGATTGTACCGGTTTGTTTGGCAATTTGTATATTGTCTGTATTTGCTGCGAGTTACGCTTTAAATGCTATTAACCCGGCTAAAGGGCCGAGTAATAGCGCCGGTTTTATAGCTTTTGCAGTTATTGTTATTTCGCTTTTGGGAGTGCGTGCCTGTTTATTTTCAGATCCATAGAATTAGAAAAAAAGGAGCTACAGCAATATGGAGAAATTACCACGGCCGTAATAGCAGATGGCAGCTCATTTTCAACCAGAAAACTGGATCTCTCCAACATAACCTTAAAATTCACCAAAAAAAATGGGGAGGACTGGACTGTGCGCCACAGCATTTCAAAAACCGAATTTGCCCGGCTTTATCAAGGCGAGACTTTACCGATTGTTTATTCTACCCGAAACCCATCCATTATGCGGATCATTCATAACGAAA
It encodes:
- a CDS encoding paraquat-inducible protein A, coding for MPSILTNKTTNRSFFWAKAALIVGMCVLVGVEAYFGYRLKQLSAQQEVVKADYSEINNIAYGLLSVEQWQDEVASIVNKQIRNLKFTSKQKRLMQEEVEEVLNALIDKAEAMVDKKPKSLIGKIRKFAIKTFVKTDKIRAQVPSLARKIIAKADNPNQKAKLSDLVMDEFQDLKQSKTVDSTLKANHKLFNTMYRKYGVSSTPQLNSKLNQLLGYLKTEMYRDCFVMLACILVVLSLWWILRKETQLHTTLFMLSLVCAFVLLGVGLSASMIEVDCRIKTLDFTLLGEHVIFTDQVLFYESKSILGVVKVLIEQSGAESIAVGVLILCFSVIFPVMKLSSTGIHLLGKKSIAESKFIKYFAFQSGKWSMADVIVIAILMTYIGLNGLLESQLAGLNVSSKDLTIITTNNTALQPGYIIFISFVLFGLILSTILKNITPHHAH
- a CDS encoding paraquat-inducible protein A; its protein translation is MPTKKLKYTIFNIILLAGLSVLLAGAAFCGYKLQQISAERVQVKEDYALSNSVTFGLFSVDEWSDRISGLISGKIDDYHITPKQRKDIRKAVSNELHTLIAKTIREFNKPKKGLGNKLKKIAFNILVDSAELQAQVPPFTNLIVAKITSRKSEERLKTIAGSKVDQLVDQIYDSTRVANYAVTQYVYKKYKVSDPENFNKQIRLRELELTNMLIRYVCVMLGCVTLALLLWLAMRKHVELQVALFVFSLAFAFVLLFVGTTLPLIEVDARIDSMKLLIMDNTLEFKNQVLFYQSKSIVGIVNTLMSQRKPDTIVVGALIMLFVLALPLLRLIAQGIYVLSTKKIARHPVIRYMTFELGKWDMADVMVVGVLMTYMGLNGILKSQLSSLNIRTEGLQIFTDNGTSLQPGYFIFAGYVGFAALLAFILKRVSPHDNFK